The Streptococcus mitis genome has a segment encoding these proteins:
- a CDS encoding ATP-binding cassette domain-containing protein, which yields MLPYLKTIRWYLFFNFLFGVVSNICTALLPYFTQALIKGDYQVALYGYSMSVAGYLSCNYIQMILDWKQGIIFSTTLKNEWFRSLLGLSHHDFKQKTVAEYISYQSNDLDSLEKDYLPPLMSFIKQILRIIIYAFIISRTINPIVSLILIFSTGISIQIPKIVGKLTANRRQVYLKKQGDYYRTLEDLLMGHHLVNKLTMSHFLNQQKSSLKNLQDKYFKYGLTKITGILLTGVSFEFISLVLFIYLAYSLSHQQLGIPEVVASFGYINAFSEPIQEILYDLQMLESVKPVIKSFQNIVGRPVSVQAPQHSFDTITLKNISKQLGESKLIITSATIQKGDKIALIGKNGSGKSSLLNILNGTDEDFEGQIVLDGLVLDHLWGRFGMILQQEHTFISSYENNVTLFNSFNEKFREEDFEKIPPQSLSGGQQQRMYLNREKNRKNPLLILDEPFSALDTNQFKMELERVLELPSAVIVTLHRQNELLSKFDQVWEIKNGELVILK from the coding sequence ATGCTACCATATCTTAAAACTATTAGATGGTATCTCTTCTTTAATTTTCTTTTTGGTGTAGTATCGAATATCTGCACAGCTTTGTTACCGTATTTCACGCAGGCATTAATCAAAGGGGATTATCAAGTAGCTCTATATGGTTACTCTATGTCAGTGGCAGGCTATTTGAGTTGTAACTATATCCAAATGATACTTGATTGGAAGCAGGGGATTATCTTTTCGACTACTTTGAAAAATGAGTGGTTTCGTTCACTTCTGGGACTCAGTCACCACGATTTCAAGCAGAAAACAGTAGCAGAGTATATTTCCTATCAATCTAATGACCTAGATTCGTTGGAAAAGGATTACCTTCCTCCATTGATGAGTTTTATCAAACAAATTTTACGTATCATCATTTACGCTTTCATTATTAGCAGAACAATTAATCCTATTGTATCACTGATTTTAATCTTTTCTACTGGAATTAGTATTCAAATTCCTAAAATCGTTGGGAAGTTGACCGCTAATCGTAGACAGGTTTACTTGAAAAAACAAGGAGATTACTATCGAACTTTGGAGGATTTGCTCATGGGACATCATTTGGTAAATAAACTAACTATGTCGCATTTTTTGAATCAACAAAAGAGTTCTCTAAAGAATTTGCAGGATAAGTATTTTAAGTATGGTTTGACAAAAATTACAGGCATCTTATTGACAGGTGTTTCTTTTGAATTCATTAGTCTTGTTCTGTTTATTTATTTAGCCTACTCTCTATCTCACCAGCAACTCGGTATTCCTGAGGTGGTGGCGAGTTTCGGATATATTAATGCTTTTTCTGAACCAATACAGGAAATCCTTTATGATTTACAAATGTTAGAGTCCGTAAAGCCTGTAATCAAGAGTTTTCAAAACATTGTTGGGAGACCCGTTTCAGTTCAAGCACCTCAACATTCTTTTGATACGATTACTTTGAAAAACATTTCCAAACAACTGGGAGAATCAAAATTGATAATTACTTCCGCTACGATTCAAAAAGGGGATAAAATTGCGCTTATTGGTAAGAATGGTTCTGGAAAAAGTAGTCTTCTCAACATTTTAAATGGAACAGATGAAGATTTTGAAGGACAAATTGTGCTAGATGGGCTTGTTTTGGACCATCTTTGGGGAAGATTCGGTATGATTCTGCAACAAGAACATACATTTATTTCGAGTTATGAAAATAATGTAACACTATTCAATAGTTTCAATGAAAAATTCAGAGAAGAAGATTTTGAAAAAATTCCACCACAATCCCTGTCAGGTGGTCAGCAACAACGAATGTATTTAAATCGTGAGAAAAATCGTAAAAATCCATTGCTTATCCTAGACGAACCTTTCTCTGCCTTGGATACTAATCAGTTTAAAATGGAATTGGAAAGAGTTCTGGAACTACCAAGTGCCGTCATTGTTACTTTACATCGCCAAAACGAATTATTAAGTAAGTTTGACCAAGTTTGGGAAATTAAGAATGGAGAACTTGTAATTTTGAAATAG
- a CDS encoding sensor histidine kinase yields the protein MLDWKQFFLAYLRSRSRLFVYLISLTSLLLLFQFLFASLGIYFLYFFLLCCFVTILFFTWDILAEMQVYRQELLYGDREAKSPLERVLAEKLEAREMELYQQRSDSERKLTDLLDYYTLWVHQIKTPIAASQLLVAEVADRQLKQQLEQEIFKIDSYTNLVLQYLRLESFHDDLVLKQVQIEDLVKEIIRKYALFFIQKGLNVNLHDLDKEIVTDKKWLLVVIEQIISNSLKYTKEGGLEIYMDGQELCIKDTGIGIKNSDVLRVFERGFSGYNGRLTQQSSGLGLYLSKKISEELGHQIRIESEVGTGTTVRIQFAQVNLVLE from the coding sequence ATGCTTGATTGGAAACAATTTTTTCTAGCCTATCTGCGTTCCCGTAGTCGTCTGTTTGTCTATCTGATTTCTTTGACGTCTCTGCTCTTACTCTTTCAGTTTTTATTTGCCAGTTTGGGAATTTACTTTCTCTACTTTTTCCTGCTATGTTGCTTTGTAACCATCTTATTTTTCACTTGGGATATATTGGCGGAGATGCAGGTCTATCGTCAGGAACTTCTCTATGGTGATAGGGAAGCCAAGTCTCCTTTGGAAAGAGTTTTGGCTGAGAAATTAGAAGCGCGTGAGATGGAACTCTATCAGCAGAGGTCAGATTCAGAAAGAAAACTGACGGATTTGCTGGATTACTATACCTTGTGGGTCCATCAGATTAAGACCCCCATTGCAGCCAGTCAACTCTTAGTTGCAGAAGTAGCCGACCGCCAACTGAAGCAGCAATTAGAACAGGAAATTTTCAAGATTGACTCCTATACCAATCTAGTTTTACAATACCTGCGTTTAGAAAGTTTTCATGATGATTTGGTCTTAAAGCAGGTGCAAATTGAGGACTTGGTCAAGGAAATAATTCGTAAATATGCTCTTTTCTTTATTCAAAAAGGCTTAAATGTCAATCTACATGACCTTGATAAAGAAATCGTGACGGATAAAAAGTGGCTGCTAGTGGTTATTGAGCAAATCATCTCAAACAGTCTCAAGTACACTAAGGAAGGTGGCCTGGAGATTTATATGGACGGGCAAGAGCTTTGTATCAAGGATACAGGAATCGGGATAAAAAACAGTGATGTCCTCCGAGTCTTTGAACGTGGCTTTTCAGGCTACAATGGTCGCCTAACCCAGCAGTCATCTGGACTTGGACTTTACCTATCTAAGAAAATTTCTGAAGAACTGGGGCACCAGATTCGTATCGAGTCTGAGGTCGGTACAGGAACGACAGTGCGGATTCAGTTTGCTCAAGTGAACTTAGTCCTTGAGTGA